From the Roseateles sp. XES5 genome, one window contains:
- the argJ gene encoding bifunctional glutamate N-acetyltransferase/amino-acid acetyltransferase ArgJ codes for MSGSISPLAPKTYAEMPPVRGVRMATAAAGIKYKNRMDVLMMVFDRPAAVAGVFTRSKCPSAPVDFCRANLPGGVARAVVVNSGNANAFTGRKGRESTRMTAEAAARAIGCSEGEIFLASTGVIGEPLDATKFSGVLDSLAASGTEDFWFEAAKAIMTTDTYPKVATRTAELGGVTVTVTGISKGAGMIRPNMATMLSFVVTDADIPAAVLQSLLSAGVGPTFNSVTVDSDTSTSDTLMLFATGAAAADGQTPVTADDASLDGFRVALNDLLRDLALQVVRDGEGARKMVEITVEGAESDDAAKRIALSIANSPLVKTAVAGEDANWGRIVMAVGKSGEMADRDRLAIWFGDVRVAVDGERDPAYSEAAATAVMKREDIPVRVEIGLGKGRATVWTCDLTKEYVEINGDYRS; via the coding sequence ATGTCCGGTTCCATCTCGCCGCTCGCACCGAAAACCTATGCCGAAATGCCGCCCGTACGCGGCGTGCGCATGGCAACCGCCGCCGCCGGGATCAAGTACAAGAACCGGATGGACGTGCTGATGATGGTCTTCGATCGCCCCGCGGCGGTCGCAGGCGTCTTCACGCGCTCCAAGTGCCCTTCCGCCCCGGTCGACTTCTGCCGCGCCAACCTTCCCGGCGGCGTCGCCCGCGCCGTGGTGGTCAATTCCGGCAACGCCAATGCCTTTACCGGCCGCAAGGGCCGCGAATCGACCAGGATGACGGCGGAAGCCGCCGCCAGGGCGATCGGCTGCAGCGAAGGCGAAATCTTCCTCGCCTCCACCGGCGTGATCGGCGAACCGCTCGACGCGACGAAATTCTCCGGCGTTCTCGACAGCCTTGCCGCCTCCGGTACGGAAGACTTCTGGTTCGAGGCCGCCAAAGCGATCATGACCACGGACACCTATCCGAAGGTTGCCACGCGCACGGCCGAGCTAGGCGGCGTCACCGTCACCGTCACCGGCATCTCCAAGGGCGCCGGCATGATCCGGCCGAATATGGCCACCATGCTGTCCTTCGTCGTCACCGATGCGGATATTCCCGCCGCCGTGCTGCAATCGCTGCTGTCGGCCGGCGTCGGTCCGACCTTCAATTCCGTGACCGTCGACAGCGACACCTCGACCTCCGACACGCTGATGCTGTTCGCGACCGGCGCTGCCGCCGCTGACGGCCAGACGCCGGTAACGGCCGACGACGCATCGCTCGACGGCTTCCGCGTCGCCCTCAACGACCTCCTGCGCGATCTCGCCCTCCAGGTCGTCCGTGACGGCGAAGGCGCACGCAAGATGGTGGAAATCACCGTCGAGGGCGCCGAAAGCGACGACGCGGCCAAACGCATCGCGCTCTCCATCGCCAATTCCCCGCTGGTCAAGACCGCCGTCGCCGGCGAGGACGCCAACTGGGGCCGTATCGTCATGGCCGTCGGCAAGTCCGGCGAGATGGCTGACCGCGATCGCCTTGCCATCTGGTTCGGCGACGTGCGCGTCGCCGTCGATGGCGAACGCGATCCCGCCTATTCCGAAGCCGCCGCCACCGCCGTGATGAAGCGCGAGGACATTCCCGTGCGCGTCGAGATCGGTCTCGGCAAGGGCCGCGCGACCGTATGGACCTGCGACCTCACCAAGGAATATGTCGAGATCAACGGCGACTATCGCAGCTAA
- a CDS encoding peptidylprolyl isomerase: MFKYSKLAAVALIAIAAASTSVRAEDAAADPVVAKVGAVEIHESELKLAIAGLDPQLANLPDDQKRVAALSSIIDVKLLAADADKEGLKDSADFKQRLAFLTDRELHNAYFKKHVVDAVTPEEVKARYDKEVAAITPEDEIRARHILVKTEEEAKAIIKDLDAGKDFIEIAKEKSTDPNKSEGGDLGYFAKGRMVPEFEAAAFALEKGAYSKEPVKTQFGFHVIKVEDKRKQQPPALDQVEGQVRQLVMRDKYLELLEKAKAAAPVDIKDAALKTAYDGVNKPAAEGEGEAAPATEGQQ, translated from the coding sequence ATGTTCAAGTACAGCAAGCTCGCGGCAGTCGCCCTGATCGCGATCGCCGCCGCCAGCACCAGCGTCCGTGCGGAAGACGCTGCCGCGGACCCGGTCGTCGCCAAGGTCGGCGCGGTCGAGATCCACGAATCGGAGCTGAAACTGGCCATCGCCGGCCTCGACCCGCAGCTCGCCAACCTGCCAGACGATCAGAAGCGCGTCGCTGCGCTCTCCTCCATCATCGACGTCAAGCTGCTGGCAGCCGACGCCGACAAGGAAGGCCTGAAGGACAGCGCCGACTTCAAGCAGCGCCTGGCGTTCCTCACCGACCGCGAACTGCACAACGCCTATTTCAAGAAGCACGTCGTCGATGCCGTCACGCCGGAAGAGGTGAAGGCGCGCTACGACAAGGAAGTCGCCGCCATCACGCCGGAAGACGAGATCCGCGCCCGCCACATCCTCGTCAAGACCGAGGAAGAAGCGAAGGCCATCATCAAGGACCTCGACGCCGGCAAGGACTTCATCGAGATCGCCAAGGAAAAGTCGACCGACCCGAACAAGTCGGAAGGCGGCGACCTCGGCTACTTCGCCAAGGGCCGCATGGTTCCGGAATTCGAGGCGGCCGCCTTCGCTCTTGAAAAGGGCGCCTATTCGAAGGAGCCGGTCAAGACGCAGTTCGGCTTCCACGTCATCAAGGTGGAAGACAAGCGCAAGCAGCAGCCCCCGGCGCTGGACCAGGTCGAAGGCCAGGTTCGTCAGCTCGTCATGCGCGACAAGTATCTGGAGCTTCTGGAAAAGGCCAAGGCCGCCGCTCCGGTCGACATCAAGGACGCCGCACTGAAGACCGCCTACGACGGGGTCAACAAGCCAGCTGCCGAAGGTGAAGGCGAAGCCGCCCCGGCCACCGAAGGCCAGCAGTAA
- the secA gene encoding preprotein translocase subunit SecA: MVSLGGIARKLFGSSNDRRVRSYKPRVDAINALEAEIKALSDEALRAKTVEFREQLAAGKTLDDILVPAFAVAREAALRVLGLRPFDVQLVGGMILHEKSIAEMKTGEGKTLVATLPVYLNALAGKGVHVVTVNDYLATRDSGLMGRIYGFLGLTTGVIVHGLDDDQRRAAYACDITYATNNELGFDYLRDNMKYERGQMVQRGHFFAIVDEVDSILVDEARTPLIISGPLDDRSDLYTTIDAFIPMLDAADYEIDEKQRSANFSEVGTEKLENLLREAGLLKGESLYDVENVAIVHHINNALKAHKLFTRDQHYVVQNGEVVIVDEFTGRLMTGRRWSDGLHQAVEAKEGAAIQSENQTLASITFQNYFRMYGKLSGMTGTASTEAEEFGNIYGLDVVEVPTNLPIQRRDEDDEVYRTAEEKYKAIIEEIKASSEKGQPVLVGTTSIEKSEYLAELLKRSGFKNFQVLNARYHEQEAYIVAQAGVPGAVTIATNMAGRGTDIQLGGNIDMRLERELAEMEPGAERDAKRDAIVAEVKKLKEQALAAGGLYVLATERHESRRIDNQLRGRSGRQGDPGSSRFYLSLDDPLMRIFGSERMDSMLQKLGLKEGEAIVHPWINKALERAQKKVEARNFDIRKNLLKYDDVLNDQRKVIFEQRIELMDSENLSEIVGDMRNEVVENLVRLSIPENAYAEQWDVAGLKKGALEQLNLDLPIDAWAAEEGIDEKDILERLKTAADQAAQDRAERFGPEIMTYVERSVLLQTLDHLWREHIVNLDHLRSVIGFRGYAQRDPLQEYKAEAFELFQALLANLRQTVTGQLMRVELVRQAADAPAPVPPEMEGHHIDGTTGEDDFVEGSGFMAVAVEDRDPNDPATWGRVARNEACPCGSGKKYKHCHGAFEQA, from the coding sequence ATGGTCAGCCTCGGCGGCATTGCCCGCAAGTTGTTCGGCTCTTCCAACGATCGCCGCGTCCGTTCCTATAAGCCAAGGGTCGATGCGATCAACGCGCTCGAAGCCGAGATCAAGGCGCTCTCCGATGAGGCCTTGCGCGCCAAGACCGTCGAATTCCGCGAACAGCTCGCTGCCGGCAAGACGCTGGACGATATCCTGGTGCCGGCTTTTGCGGTCGCCCGCGAGGCCGCTTTGCGTGTTCTGGGCCTGCGTCCCTTCGACGTCCAGCTCGTCGGCGGCATGATCCTGCACGAGAAGTCCATCGCCGAAATGAAGACCGGTGAAGGCAAGACGCTCGTCGCGACGCTGCCGGTCTATCTCAATGCGCTCGCCGGCAAGGGCGTGCATGTCGTGACGGTCAACGACTACCTCGCCACCCGCGACAGCGGCCTGATGGGCCGCATCTACGGCTTCCTCGGCCTGACCACCGGCGTCATCGTGCATGGTCTCGACGACGACCAGCGCCGCGCGGCCTATGCCTGCGACATCACCTACGCGACGAACAACGAACTCGGCTTCGATTATCTGCGCGACAACATGAAGTACGAGCGCGGCCAGATGGTCCAGCGCGGCCACTTCTTCGCCATCGTCGACGAAGTCGACTCGATCCTCGTCGACGAAGCGCGCACGCCGCTGATCATTTCCGGCCCGCTCGACGACCGCTCCGACCTCTACACCACCATCGACGCCTTCATTCCGATGCTGGACGCGGCGGACTACGAGATCGACGAGAAGCAGCGTTCCGCCAACTTCTCCGAAGTCGGCACCGAGAAGCTGGAAAACCTGCTGCGCGAGGCGGGCCTGCTCAAGGGCGAATCGCTCTACGACGTCGAGAACGTCGCCATCGTCCACCACATCAACAACGCTCTGAAGGCTCACAAGCTCTTCACCCGCGACCAGCACTATGTGGTGCAGAACGGCGAGGTGGTGATCGTGGACGAGTTCACCGGCCGCCTGATGACGGGCCGCCGCTGGAGCGACGGCCTGCACCAGGCCGTGGAGGCCAAGGAAGGCGCGGCCATCCAGAGCGAGAACCAGACCCTGGCCTCGATCACCTTCCAGAACTACTTCCGCATGTACGGCAAGCTGTCGGGCATGACCGGCACGGCCTCGACGGAAGCGGAAGAGTTCGGCAACATCTACGGCCTCGACGTGGTCGAAGTGCCGACCAACCTGCCGATCCAGCGCCGCGACGAGGACGACGAGGTCTACCGGACCGCGGAAGAGAAGTACAAGGCGATCATCGAGGAGATCAAGGCCTCCAGCGAGAAGGGCCAGCCGGTCCTCGTCGGCACCACGTCCATCGAGAAGTCCGAATACCTTGCCGAACTGCTGAAGCGTTCCGGCTTCAAGAACTTCCAGGTCCTGAATGCCCGTTACCACGAGCAGGAAGCCTATATCGTCGCGCAGGCCGGCGTGCCGGGCGCCGTCACCATTGCCACCAACATGGCTGGTCGCGGTACGGACATCCAGCTTGGCGGCAACATCGACATGCGGCTCGAGCGGGAGCTTGCCGAGATGGAGCCGGGCGCCGAGCGTGACGCCAAGCGCGACGCCATCGTCGCCGAGGTCAAGAAGCTCAAGGAACAGGCGCTTGCTGCCGGCGGTCTCTACGTGCTCGCCACCGAGCGCCATGAGAGCCGCCGCATCGACAACCAGCTGCGCGGCCGTTCGGGCCGCCAGGGCGACCCCGGCAGCTCGCGCTTCTACCTCTCGCTGGACGATCCGCTGATGCGCATCTTCGGCTCCGAGCGCATGGATTCCATGCTGCAGAAGCTGGGCCTGAAGGAAGGCGAGGCAATCGTCCATCCCTGGATCAACAAGGCGCTGGAGCGTGCGCAGAAGAAGGTCGAAGCCCGCAACTTCGACATCCGCAAGAACCTCCTCAAGTATGACGACGTGCTGAACGATCAGCGCAAGGTCATCTTCGAGCAGCGCATCGAGCTGATGGACAGCGAGAACCTCTCCGAGATCGTCGGCGACATGCGCAACGAAGTCGTCGAGAACCTCGTGCGCCTGAGCATTCCGGAAAACGCCTATGCCGAGCAGTGGGACGTGGCGGGCCTCAAGAAGGGCGCGCTCGAACAGCTCAACCTCGATCTGCCGATCGACGCCTGGGCGGCCGAAGAAGGCATCGACGAGAAGGACATTTTGGAGCGCCTGAAGACGGCGGCCGACCAGGCGGCGCAGGACCGTGCGGAACGCTTCGGCCCCGAGATCATGACCTATGTCGAACGCTCGGTGCTGCTCCAGACGCTGGATCACCTGTGGCGCGAGCACATCGTCAACCTCGACCACCTGCGCTCTGTCATCGGCTTCCGCGGTTATGCCCAGCGCGATCCGCTGCAGGAATACAAGGCCGAGGCTTTCGAACTCTTCCAGGCGCTCCTGGCGAACCTTCGCCAGACCGTCACCGGGCAGCTGATGCGCGTCGAACTGGTGCGCCAGGCGGCCGACGCCCCCGCGCCGGTGCCGCCGGAAATGGAAGGTCA